The Fimbriimonas ginsengisoli Gsoil 348 genome window below encodes:
- a CDS encoding glycosyltransferase family 9 protein, translating to MHDDRILLFLKSYIGDAVMTLPLAELLGTSYRSVSVMTSKLAYPVFWSPRYAFSYLALERSRSPWAVVQKALAIRREGFSTAILVNRSFRTALVSRLAGIPRRIGHSGEGRDPLLSHTIPYAPNRFEAYCALDLAKPLGLPVADELPSIYLTAEERAEGLAALAGATVGLQPGARFPAKQLPLETTTSVATDLQRRGYRLAFLGGPEEAEDARRVAESLPDPVVDLVGKTSIRQTIGALAGLRAMVGNDTGVMHLAAAAGCPVVQVFGPTPAEKWGHAYGRNQVLQAPEGKMERIEPRTVLAAALEVLEGA from the coding sequence GTGCACGATGACCGCATCCTGCTATTTCTGAAGAGTTACATCGGCGACGCCGTGATGACGCTGCCGCTCGCCGAGCTGCTGGGAACCAGCTACCGTTCGGTATCGGTGATGACTTCGAAGCTCGCCTATCCTGTCTTCTGGTCGCCGAGATATGCGTTTAGCTATCTCGCCCTGGAAAGGAGCCGGTCCCCATGGGCGGTGGTTCAAAAGGCGCTCGCCATCCGCCGGGAAGGGTTCTCCACCGCGATTTTAGTGAATAGGAGCTTCCGAACCGCGCTCGTTTCCCGGCTCGCCGGAATCCCGCGTCGGATCGGCCACTCGGGCGAAGGACGCGACCCGCTTCTCTCCCACACCATCCCCTACGCGCCAAACCGGTTCGAGGCGTACTGTGCGCTCGATCTTGCCAAACCGCTCGGCCTTCCGGTTGCCGACGAGCTTCCTTCGATCTATTTGACCGCCGAAGAGCGCGCGGAAGGGTTGGCCGCCCTCGCAGGGGCGACCGTTGGCCTACAACCTGGCGCCCGCTTTCCCGCCAAACAGCTCCCCCTAGAGACGACCACCTCGGTCGCCACCGATCTTCAACGCCGCGGCTACCGGCTCGCCTTCTTGGGCGGGCCCGAAGAAGCGGAGGATGCGCGCCGCGTCGCGGAATCGCTCCCCGACCCGGTGGTGGACCTCGTCGGCAAGACCTCGATCCGCCAGACGATTGGAGCCCTCGCCGGCTTGCGCGCGATGGTCGGCAACGATACCGGAGTGATGCACCTGGCCGCCGCCGCCGGATGTCCGGTGGTGCAGGTCTTCGGACCGACGCCGGCCGAAAAGTGGGGACATGCCTACGGTCGAAACCAGGTTCTACAGGCCCCGGAAGGGAAGATGGAAAGGATCGAGCCACGAACCGTTCTGGCCGCCGCTCTCGAGGTGCTGGAGGGTGCGTGA
- a CDS encoding N-acetylmuramoyl-L-alanine amidase — protein MVRFALALAIAAAQGVAQTPKAGEIVGYVPDPRIPMPSPWKDPGYLQIAWIQSPNYGQRPVGSVVDTIVVHSTVIPTLEKTTEAFQRVASQVSAHFTIGKDGSIVQNVSTFDRAWHAGVSKDASGRQNLNHYSIGIELVNLNDGKDPYPEKQLQALCGIIAEMRRRFPIKQIVSHEYIAQPPGRKNDPKAFPWDRLKYFGLPIYTGENHG, from the coding sequence ATGGTCCGTTTCGCTTTGGCGCTCGCGATCGCCGCGGCGCAAGGAGTTGCCCAGACGCCGAAAGCCGGAGAGATCGTCGGGTATGTTCCCGATCCTCGAATCCCGATGCCGTCCCCCTGGAAGGACCCCGGATACCTCCAGATCGCCTGGATCCAATCGCCCAACTATGGCCAACGCCCGGTCGGCTCGGTGGTCGACACGATCGTCGTGCACTCGACGGTGATTCCAACGCTGGAGAAGACCACCGAGGCGTTCCAGCGGGTGGCAAGCCAAGTGAGCGCCCACTTCACGATCGGCAAGGACGGGAGCATCGTGCAAAACGTCTCTACGTTTGATCGCGCCTGGCACGCCGGCGTCAGTAAAGACGCCTCGGGCCGCCAGAACCTGAATCACTACTCGATCGGCATCGAGCTGGTGAACCTGAACGACGGCAAGGACCCCTACCCCGAGAAGCAGCTCCAAGCCCTCTGCGGAATCATCGCCGAAATGCGCCGTCGCTTCCCGATCAAACAGATCGTCAGCCACGAATACATCGCCCAACCCCCCGGCCGCAAAAACGACCCCAAAGCCTTCCCCTGGGACCGCCTAAAGTATTTCGGCCTGCCGATCTATACCGGCGAGAACCATGGCTGA
- a CDS encoding protein-disulfide reductase DsbD family protein: MMTRLLRTFLLGLCLMAPLLASAADLVKWTASIPADAKPGAATTVTLTGKVVPGNHLYSLTKPKGTGPTPTTIEAVAPLKISGKIDQSTPLKRIDPNFQVEVEYYGDTATFTVPVTLGPDPKKDKLSVHFQTCDDRACAFPKTVEVPLSGAEAKVVVEQGDVANARAKGLLPFLGFAFLSGLIALLTPCVFPMVPITVSFFSKRRENMGAKTGLLHAGAYCFGIIGAYTAFGILVTVLFGASGIQNFAANPYVNLVLAIIFVLLALNLFGLLEVSLPSKLTNAFSPHSKSGLLAPFLMGLTFTLTSFTCTGPFVGTVLVSAANGDLIYPLVGMLAFSTAFALPFFLLALFPQYLARLPKSGSWLEVVKAFMGFLEVAAAVKFVSNADLVWGTGLISRTTFLLIWAAIFGGSVLFLLRVIRLPKIEVPAKLGRGRAVTAILTSLLAVWMLVGATGKSLGDLEAFLPPGASDGWSENYERSLQVAKRDNKPLLIDFTGVTCTNCRWMERNMFPRPEVAQELKNYVLTKLYTDRPSDKANQDLMLKLTQKVTMPIYVVMSPKGDVLRIFEGSTPDVQKYLKFLSPNPSKVALNR; the protein is encoded by the coding sequence ATGATGACCCGACTGTTGCGGACGTTCTTGCTTGGGCTTTGCCTCATGGCTCCTTTGCTCGCCTCGGCGGCGGACCTGGTGAAGTGGACGGCCTCGATTCCGGCCGATGCAAAGCCAGGGGCGGCGACTACCGTGACGCTTACCGGAAAGGTGGTTCCGGGCAACCATCTTTATTCGCTTACCAAGCCGAAGGGGACCGGACCGACGCCCACTACGATCGAAGCGGTCGCTCCGCTCAAGATCAGCGGCAAGATCGACCAGTCGACCCCGCTGAAGCGGATCGATCCCAACTTTCAGGTTGAGGTTGAGTATTACGGCGACACCGCTACTTTCACTGTGCCGGTCACGCTCGGCCCCGATCCTAAGAAGGACAAGCTCAGCGTCCACTTCCAAACTTGCGACGATCGCGCCTGCGCCTTTCCCAAGACCGTCGAGGTTCCGCTCTCCGGCGCCGAGGCTAAGGTGGTCGTGGAACAAGGCGATGTCGCCAATGCCCGAGCGAAGGGGCTCCTTCCTTTCCTTGGCTTTGCCTTCCTTTCCGGCCTGATCGCCCTCCTCACCCCATGCGTTTTTCCGATGGTTCCAATCACCGTCAGCTTCTTCTCGAAGCGGCGGGAGAACATGGGCGCCAAGACCGGGCTGCTGCATGCGGGCGCCTACTGCTTCGGCATCATCGGCGCGTACACCGCGTTCGGGATCTTGGTCACCGTTCTATTTGGGGCCAGCGGCATCCAGAACTTCGCCGCGAATCCGTACGTGAACCTGGTTCTGGCGATCATCTTCGTGTTGCTTGCGCTGAACCTCTTCGGGCTCCTCGAGGTTTCGCTCCCATCGAAGCTCACGAACGCGTTTTCTCCCCACAGCAAGAGCGGTTTGCTCGCTCCGTTCCTGATGGGGCTGACGTTTACGCTCACCTCCTTCACGTGCACTGGCCCGTTCGTCGGGACCGTTCTCGTGAGCGCGGCCAACGGCGACCTGATCTACCCGCTCGTGGGGATGCTGGCGTTCAGCACGGCGTTCGCGCTCCCGTTCTTCTTGCTCGCTCTCTTCCCTCAGTATCTGGCTCGGCTCCCCAAGAGCGGCTCTTGGCTGGAAGTCGTGAAAGCGTTCATGGGGTTCCTGGAGGTGGCGGCGGCGGTCAAGTTCGTAAGCAATGCCGACCTCGTTTGGGGCACGGGCCTTATCTCCCGGACCACGTTCCTTTTGATTTGGGCTGCCATCTTCGGAGGCTCGGTGCTGTTCTTGCTGCGGGTGATTCGGCTGCCTAAGATCGAGGTGCCGGCGAAGCTTGGCCGAGGCCGGGCGGTCACCGCAATCCTGACCTCGCTGCTCGCCGTTTGGATGCTGGTCGGCGCGACCGGTAAATCGCTGGGCGACCTCGAAGCATTCCTGCCACCGGGAGCTTCCGACGGTTGGAGCGAGAATTACGAGCGATCTCTCCAAGTGGCGAAGCGAGACAACAAGCCGTTGCTGATCGACTTCACCGGCGTGACGTGCACCAACTGCCGATGGATGGAGCGAAACATGTTCCCGCGCCCGGAAGTGGCCCAGGAACTGAAGAATTACGTGCTGACTAAGCTGTACACGGATCGGCCGAGCGACAAGGCAAACCAGGACCTGATGCTGAAGTTGACGCAGAAGGTCACGATGCCGATCTACGTCGTGATGTCGCCGAAGGGGGACGTTTTAAGAATCTTCGAGGGGTCCACGCCGGACGTGCAGAAGTACCTGAAGTTCCTCTCGCCGAACCCGAGCAAGGTTGCTTTGAACCGCTAA
- the rpoZ gene encoding DNA-directed RNA polymerase subunit omega, whose translation MLPSPDILNDYEHGKFVLSNLAAKRAKQLREGAPPLVQVESNHPLTIALAEIAAGKIKPILSGVAEAIEPTSEMTLLIDENVPAELGMLLPALDESEAAMVTAVDHDEADAEIDHEDALSLSDLVEEEDEDAAAIASDDDTLSLTDIAEQEESGDDEETEEV comes from the coding sequence ATGCTGCCAAGTCCCGATATCCTGAACGATTACGAGCACGGTAAGTTTGTGCTCTCCAACCTCGCGGCCAAGCGTGCAAAGCAGCTTCGCGAGGGCGCTCCACCTCTCGTGCAGGTCGAGTCCAACCACCCCCTGACCATTGCTCTGGCGGAGATCGCCGCCGGCAAGATCAAGCCGATTTTGAGCGGAGTCGCCGAAGCGATCGAGCCGACGTCCGAGATGACGCTTCTCATCGACGAGAACGTACCGGCCGAGCTCGGAATGCTTCTCCCGGCTCTCGACGAGAGCGAAGCCGCCATGGTGACCGCCGTCGACCACGACGAGGCCGACGCCGAGATCGACCACGAGGACGCCCTTTCCCTTTCCGACCTGGTGGAAGAAGAGGATGAAGATGCCGCCGCCATCGCGAGCGACGACGACACTCTCTCGCTCACCGACATCGCGGAGCAAGAGGAAAGCGGCGACGACGAAGAGACCGAAGAGGTCTAA
- a CDS encoding trans-sulfuration enzyme family protein → MHSDEMGLGTLLSHLGEEEKVKGAVVSPIFQNSLFLFDTCDDLHKALTTDLEGPPFHYSRISNPSVAIAEKKIAALEGAEACKLCGTGQGAIALAILSVVAAGAHVIAPDTCYGPVRSMLSEMLQRFGVSYTFVDGRDPVDFIDAIRPETTLIYLESPSSLLFRLQDVDAITKVARERGITTIIDNTYNTPIHYNPIKHGVDIVCHSASKYLGGHSDLTAGALCTTRERMNGIVRHELNYIGSILHPFTAWLLTRGLRTLPLRLKRHESTGNIVARWLETRPEIDRVHHISLDSFPQRELFLKSFSGSGGLFSFEPKVQDPIKIKAFCDSLSLFGRGVSWGGFESLVVPLPITASGVPDGRWFIRLFCGLEEPGDLVSDLERAMHLLA, encoded by the coding sequence ATGCACTCCGATGAAATGGGGCTTGGCACTTTGCTGTCCCACCTGGGCGAGGAGGAGAAGGTTAAGGGGGCGGTGGTTTCGCCGATCTTTCAGAACTCGCTCTTCCTCTTCGACACCTGCGACGACCTTCATAAGGCGCTCACGACCGATCTCGAGGGGCCGCCGTTTCATTACAGCCGGATCAGCAATCCGAGCGTCGCGATCGCCGAAAAGAAGATCGCGGCTCTGGAAGGGGCGGAGGCTTGCAAGCTTTGCGGTACCGGGCAGGGCGCGATCGCCTTGGCGATCCTCAGCGTCGTCGCGGCGGGCGCCCATGTCATCGCTCCCGATACTTGCTACGGTCCGGTGCGATCGATGCTGTCGGAGATGCTGCAGAGATTCGGGGTGAGCTACACCTTTGTCGACGGGCGCGATCCGGTGGATTTTATCGATGCGATTCGGCCGGAAACGACGCTGATCTATCTTGAATCGCCCAGCAGTCTCCTGTTCCGCCTGCAGGATGTCGACGCGATTACGAAGGTCGCTCGCGAACGCGGCATCACCACGATCATCGATAACACCTACAACACGCCGATCCACTACAACCCGATCAAGCATGGGGTGGACATCGTTTGCCACAGCGCGAGCAAGTACCTTGGGGGACACAGCGACCTCACGGCGGGGGCGCTCTGCACCACCCGGGAGCGGATGAATGGGATCGTCCGGCACGAGTTGAACTACATCGGCTCGATTCTTCACCCGTTTACGGCGTGGCTCTTAACCCGGGGACTTCGGACGCTGCCGTTAAGGTTGAAGCGGCACGAATCGACCGGGAACATCGTGGCCCGCTGGCTCGAGACGCGGCCGGAAATCGACCGCGTCCACCATATTTCGCTCGATTCATTCCCCCAGCGGGAGCTGTTCCTCAAGTCGTTCAGCGGCTCGGGCGGGCTCTTCTCGTTCGAGCCGAAGGTTCAGGACCCAATCAAGATCAAGGCGTTCTGCGATTCGCTATCGCTGTTTGGCCGTGGCGTGAGCTGGGGCGGATTCGAGAGTTTGGTGGTTCCTCTGCCGATCACGGCGTCTGGAGTTCCTGACGGCCGCTGGTTCATTCGGCTCTTCTGCGGACTCGAAGAGCCGGGGGACCTGGTGAGCGATTTGGAACGGGCGATGCATCTGTTGGCCTAG
- a CDS encoding adenylate/guanylate cyclase domain-containing protein codes for MDPATTDPQPREARMLAAIVFTDVVGFSKLASVNEARVYVALQRDMAVMTNLCRSHGGQVLNTMGDGMLLCFTSAVDALSCAVEIQRTLYNQAQSLPSIEVLHHRIGVHLGDVIMNGDNVFGDGVNVAARLQALAKPDAVCFSSTVYEIVKNKLKVDATYLGPRQLKNLGEPVKVWQVPPLGDGRLVTPSDDLPAMSATPPAAGVAGWKAGLLVMASLVLLGGLGFGVSRLKKPPPAMVDRPSKTGKTSGDTQGSDARGGTVAPPVVASHPFTRAEFDKLKSEYKFDDLVAKLTKDPWVAPEESANTFKQLRDLDSFRVAQLSRATSLANPISVPLLTFPGSPPAPAKVYLQGNELMAQSDGMGVVSIAPQGQLSPQNYIEIVSAMADSSTPPPNVAELLQLFSKEYSVSVPTAGA; via the coding sequence ATGGACCCGGCGACGACGGACCCGCAACCGAGAGAGGCCAGGATGTTGGCCGCGATCGTCTTTACCGACGTCGTGGGCTTTTCCAAGCTTGCTTCCGTGAACGAGGCGCGCGTCTACGTCGCCTTGCAGCGCGACATGGCCGTCATGACCAACCTCTGCCGGTCGCACGGCGGGCAGGTCTTGAACACCATGGGAGACGGCATGCTCCTTTGCTTCACCAGCGCGGTCGACGCCCTATCGTGCGCGGTGGAGATCCAGCGGACCCTTTACAACCAGGCGCAGTCGCTGCCGAGCATCGAGGTGCTCCATCACCGGATCGGGGTCCACCTCGGCGACGTCATCATGAACGGAGACAACGTCTTTGGGGACGGCGTCAACGTTGCGGCCCGGCTGCAGGCGCTTGCCAAGCCGGATGCGGTTTGCTTCTCCAGCACGGTCTATGAGATCGTGAAGAACAAGCTTAAGGTGGACGCCACGTACCTCGGCCCCCGCCAGCTTAAGAACCTCGGCGAGCCGGTAAAGGTGTGGCAGGTGCCGCCGCTCGGCGACGGCCGCCTGGTCACCCCGAGCGACGACCTGCCGGCGATGAGCGCGACCCCTCCCGCGGCCGGGGTTGCCGGTTGGAAGGCGGGGCTCTTGGTCATGGCCAGCCTCGTGCTGCTGGGAGGACTCGGATTTGGCGTGAGCCGGCTGAAGAAACCGCCTCCCGCCATGGTCGATCGGCCCAGTAAGACCGGAAAAACGAGCGGGGACACGCAGGGTTCCGACGCCAGAGGCGGAACGGTTGCGCCGCCGGTGGTGGCGTCGCACCCCTTCACTCGAGCCGAGTTCGACAAGCTCAAGAGCGAATATAAATTCGACGATCTCGTCGCCAAGCTGACCAAAGACCCTTGGGTGGCGCCAGAAGAATCCGCGAACACATTTAAGCAGCTCCGCGACCTAGATTCGTTCCGCGTGGCTCAGTTGAGCCGCGCCACGTCTTTGGCGAACCCGATTTCGGTGCCTCTGCTCACCTTCCCCGGCTCGCCCCCGGCCCCCGCCAAGGTGTATCTGCAGGGGAACGAGCTGATGGCTCAGTCGGACGGGATGGGCGTGGTTTCCATCGCGCCGCAAGGGCAGCTCAGTCCGCAGAATTACATCGAGATCGTCTCTGCGATGGCGGATAGCAGCACACCTCCGCCCAATGTAGCCGAATTGCTCCAACTGTTCTCCAAAGAGTACAGCGTAAGTGTGCCGACCGCCGGAGCCTAA
- a CDS encoding 50S ribosomal protein L11 methyltransferase has protein sequence MRAQLPVCDDISHLIEIFRDFGIENTQEEGSDLVGCLVEVEGSTERAQALSQALLAAGAIDVKQSPFEEQNWDEVWRQFFKPRRVGNHFVVRPTWEEFESQPDDLTIVLDPGEAFGTGDHPTTRMCLELLEQAPVNGSRVADIGCGSGILSIGAVLLGAAQVDAVDVDPASVAISKENAELNGVSFRVIVGEGVRSLFEAETDAATRVAAQKEWDQDEHPLDASFTKPETVQVKPGPESLYDLVISNIISRVLIRLAPEVATALRPGGEWIVSGIIHDNWPDVQAEAEANGFTLEEKREEGEWVAARFHKS, from the coding sequence GTGCGTGCGCAGCTCCCGGTCTGCGACGATATTTCCCACCTCATCGAGATCTTTCGGGATTTCGGCATCGAAAACACCCAGGAAGAGGGCTCGGACCTCGTCGGCTGCCTTGTCGAAGTCGAAGGCTCGACCGAACGTGCCCAGGCGCTTTCCCAAGCCTTACTCGCGGCTGGCGCGATCGACGTCAAGCAGTCCCCTTTCGAGGAGCAGAATTGGGACGAGGTTTGGCGTCAATTCTTCAAGCCTCGCCGCGTCGGAAACCACTTCGTTGTACGCCCCACCTGGGAGGAATTCGAGTCCCAGCCGGACGATCTGACGATCGTTCTAGATCCCGGCGAAGCGTTCGGCACCGGCGACCATCCCACCACGCGCATGTGTCTGGAGCTCCTGGAGCAAGCCCCGGTGAATGGGAGCCGAGTTGCCGACATCGGGTGCGGTAGCGGCATTCTCTCCATCGGCGCGGTCTTGCTCGGCGCGGCCCAAGTAGATGCGGTCGACGTCGATCCCGCTTCGGTGGCGATCAGTAAAGAGAATGCCGAATTGAACGGCGTCTCGTTCCGCGTGATCGTCGGCGAAGGGGTCCGATCTCTCTTCGAGGCCGAAACCGACGCGGCCACGCGCGTGGCCGCTCAGAAAGAGTGGGATCAAGACGAACACCCTCTCGACGCTTCTTTCACGAAGCCCGAAACGGTCCAGGTCAAACCCGGTCCGGAATCGCTCTACGACCTGGTGATCTCGAACATCATCAGCCGCGTTCTCATCCGCCTCGCCCCGGAAGTCGCCACCGCCCTCCGCCCCGGCGGCGAGTGGATCGTCAGCGGAATCATCCACGACAACTGGCCCGACGTGCAAGCCGAAGCCGAGGCCAACGGCTTCACGTTGGAAGAGAAGCGAGAAGAAGGCGAGTGGGTCGCCGCCCGTTTCCACAAGAGTTAG
- the dnaJ gene encoding molecular chaperone DnaJ — protein MAVKDPYEVLGVARGANADEIKSAYRRLARRHHPDVNPGDPSAEEKFKEVGEAYSILSDPLKRARFDQYGTTDDMPSDPFFGGGGGGNLNDLFDMFFGNMAGGGAPRGRRGRDGDDIRSDVELTLNEVIHGVRKEIEVTRMAECNSCHGTGVEGGGQPDTCPTCRGQGAVASVRNTFLGQVRTTSPCPTCGGTGTQIKNPCHECHGRMVVQETATVVVNIPPGVESGATMQVPGQGSDGVGEGRQGDLYVVLHVKEDSRFDRRGQTLISRLNISFAQAALGDQLQIEGVDETVDVNIAAGTQPGTQITVKGAGLPPLHGGRRGDMIVLVQVKVPTRLSEAEVKLIRELAELSGDSVPKGEDRGGILGGLFGKKK, from the coding sequence ATGGCGGTTAAGGATCCTTACGAGGTCCTGGGAGTTGCGCGAGGGGCGAATGCGGACGAAATCAAGTCCGCATATCGCCGGCTTGCCCGGCGTCATCACCCTGACGTAAATCCCGGCGACCCTTCCGCCGAAGAGAAATTTAAAGAAGTCGGTGAGGCCTACTCGATCCTCAGCGATCCCCTGAAGCGCGCCCGGTTCGACCAGTACGGCACGACCGACGACATGCCGAGCGACCCGTTCTTCGGGGGCGGTGGCGGCGGCAATCTAAACGATCTCTTCGACATGTTCTTTGGGAACATGGCCGGCGGCGGCGCCCCGCGCGGACGTCGGGGCCGCGACGGCGACGACATCCGGTCCGACGTCGAATTGACGCTCAATGAAGTGATTCACGGCGTACGCAAAGAGATCGAAGTCACCCGCATGGCCGAGTGCAACTCGTGCCACGGCACCGGCGTCGAAGGGGGTGGCCAACCGGACACTTGCCCGACGTGCCGCGGCCAAGGCGCGGTGGCATCGGTTCGCAACACGTTTTTGGGCCAGGTGCGAACAACGTCACCCTGTCCCACCTGCGGCGGAACCGGGACGCAGATCAAAAATCCGTGCCACGAGTGCCACGGAAGAATGGTGGTCCAGGAGACGGCGACCGTCGTCGTCAACATCCCGCCCGGAGTGGAGAGCGGCGCCACCATGCAGGTGCCCGGCCAAGGAAGCGACGGAGTCGGCGAGGGGCGCCAAGGCGACCTCTACGTGGTCCTCCACGTAAAGGAAGATTCCCGGTTCGACCGGCGAGGTCAAACCCTGATCTCCCGCCTCAATATCTCCTTCGCTCAAGCTGCCCTCGGCGACCAGCTTCAAATTGAGGGAGTCGACGAGACCGTCGACGTGAATATCGCCGCCGGCACTCAGCCGGGAACGCAGATCACCGTTAAAGGGGCCGGCCTTCCTCCGCTTCACGGCGGACGCCGAGGCGACATGATCGTGCTGGTTCAAGTGAAGGTTCCCACGAGGCTTAGCGAAGCTGAGGTGAAGCTGATCCGCGAGCTCGCCGAGCTGAGCGGCGACTCGGTGCCGAAAGGCGAGGACCGTGGCGGAATTCTAGGTGGGCTATTCGGGAAGAAGAAGTGA
- the hppD gene encoding 4-hydroxyphenylpyruvate dioxygenase, translating to MQDTFPIRRVDHIRHYVNNARQSAYYYQNVFGFDITGYAGLETGRTEQVDYLLEQKDIRVVLSAPVRPGHPMAPLICEHGDFVQDIAFEVEDVDLAFRTALSRGAKPAYEPKSLDDDHGHVRVAGIRTYGDTVHSLINRDHYRGHFMPGFREENQPGDPLGLVEIDHCVGNVELGHMNEWVHWYEDVLGFRNILTFDDKDISTEYTALMSKVMTSGNGRVKFPINEPAEGKKKSQIDEFLEFFGGPGVQHVALRTDNIIETVSRLQARGLEFLRVPHAYYEVLEDRVGKIDENIDELAELGILVDRDDEGYLLQIFSKPVTDRPTLFYEIIHRKGAKSFGKGNFKALFEAIEREQALRGTL from the coding sequence ATGCAAGACACTTTTCCTATCCGCCGAGTCGATCACATCCGCCACTACGTGAACAACGCCCGGCAGTCCGCGTACTACTACCAAAACGTCTTCGGCTTCGACATCACCGGCTACGCCGGCTTGGAAACCGGGCGAACCGAGCAAGTGGACTATTTGCTGGAGCAGAAAGATATTCGGGTGGTGCTTAGCGCCCCCGTTCGCCCAGGTCACCCCATGGCGCCGCTCATCTGCGAGCACGGCGACTTCGTTCAAGACATCGCCTTCGAAGTCGAAGACGTAGACCTCGCATTCCGAACCGCGCTTTCGCGGGGCGCCAAACCGGCGTACGAACCGAAATCGCTCGACGACGACCACGGGCACGTTCGGGTTGCAGGGATCCGCACCTATGGCGATACGGTGCACAGTTTGATAAACCGCGATCACTACCGGGGACACTTCATGCCGGGATTCCGCGAGGAAAACCAGCCAGGAGATCCGCTCGGATTGGTGGAGATCGACCACTGCGTCGGGAACGTCGAGCTCGGCCACATGAACGAGTGGGTGCACTGGTACGAAGACGTCCTAGGCTTTAGGAACATCCTGACGTTCGACGATAAGGACATCTCCACCGAATACACGGCGCTGATGTCAAAGGTGATGACGAGCGGCAACGGCCGCGTGAAGTTCCCGATTAACGAGCCTGCCGAAGGGAAGAAGAAGAGCCAGATCGATGAGTTCCTCGAGTTCTTCGGCGGCCCCGGCGTCCAGCACGTGGCGTTGCGGACGGACAACATTATCGAGACGGTGAGCCGGCTCCAAGCACGCGGCTTGGAATTCCTGCGGGTTCCGCACGCCTACTACGAGGTGCTCGAGGATCGAGTAGGGAAGATCGACGAGAACATCGATGAGCTCGCCGAGCTTGGGATTTTGGTGGACCGGGACGACGAGGGGTATCTGCTTCAGATCTTCTCGAAGCCGGTCACCGACCGGCCGACCCTGTTCTACGAAATCATCCACCGCAAAGGCGCGAAGAGCTTCGGAAAGGGGAACTTCAAAGCGCTATTCGAGGCGATCGAACGCGAGCAGGCGCTGCGCGGGACGTTGTAA
- a CDS encoding RsmE family RNA methyltransferase gives MRASLRALPRLFVPDASPEGPIELPKEEIDKLRKVLRLSAGAEIAVLPNDGTLIRCQFQNREAIPLEVIHPNTESPLRLTVAQALPKGDKLDEIVRACTELGVAHFILFPSERTIVRWDEKKKIDRVHRLATIAREAAEVSFRAVLPTFSLADDLAAVLQAKPDSVVLSEVEGLSPKLVPVPGEMTIVVGPEGGWAQRELALIGDRGVTLGPRVLRVDHAAPAAAALLLLDR, from the coding sequence GTGCGAGCATCCCTGCGTGCCCTTCCCCGCCTCTTCGTGCCCGACGCGTCGCCCGAGGGGCCGATCGAGCTTCCGAAGGAGGAGATCGATAAGCTTCGTAAGGTGCTTCGACTCTCCGCCGGGGCGGAGATCGCGGTGCTTCCGAACGACGGGACTCTTATCCGATGCCAATTCCAAAACCGCGAAGCGATCCCGCTCGAAGTAATCCACCCCAATACCGAGTCCCCCTTGAGACTGACGGTTGCCCAGGCGCTGCCGAAGGGGGACAAGCTGGACGAGATCGTGCGGGCTTGCACGGAGCTCGGAGTCGCCCACTTCATCCTCTTCCCTAGCGAGCGCACCATCGTCCGATGGGACGAGAAGAAAAAAATCGACCGCGTCCACCGGCTCGCCACCATCGCGCGAGAAGCCGCCGAGGTCAGTTTTCGCGCCGTCCTTCCGACCTTTTCGCTGGCCGACGACCTGGCCGCCGTCTTGCAGGCGAAACCCGACTCGGTGGTCCTCTCCGAGGTCGAAGGGCTCTCGCCAAAGCTGGTCCCTGTCCCCGGCGAGATGACGATCGTCGTCGGCCCGGAAGGGGGTTGGGCGCAGCGGGAGCTGGCTCTGATCGGCGATCGCGGGGTCACCCTCGGCCCGAGGGTCTTACGCGTAGATCACGCCGCGCCCGCCGCGGCGGCGCTTCTTCTCCTGGACCGGTGA